Below is a window of Synechococcus sp. MW101C3 DNA.
GTCTGCAAGGAACAAGGAATTGAACCCCGGAGACACTTTTCAGAAAATTCAATCTTCGGATCCCTCCTGAGTTACACGAGAAGTTAGCGTTGACGGCGGAGGCGCAGGGCAAGAGCCTCAACACACTTGCTCAGGAAGCACTCCAGTGAAGTGTCAAGGCATAGAGGAACGGATAACAAGCCCCTTGAGTGGACAGGCCACCAGCGGTTTACTGCTTACGCTCTAGAGTCCTTGCCTGCCACTCAGGGGCAGCGTTGGACTGCACGGACACGCCTTCATGTCACTCAGAGCCACAGCCACAGAGTAGAGTTTCTGCTAACTTCAACGATCAAGTTGAGCGAGCATCTTAAGGACACGACAATATGCCAAAAAGACGACAAGGTGGCGGTGAAGGCTTTAAGCCAACGCATCAATCAAGCCATGGCAATCCAATGAGCAAGGCAGAGACGATTCTGCATGCACTTCATTCGGCACCAGAAGTAGATCGGAGAAAGTTCCTGCGCAGCCAGAGCTTTCCGAGCATGCTGTATAAGTTCAAAGCAGTTGACATCAAGAAACCGCATATTCTTGAGGATATAGTTGTAGGCTCGAGACTTTATCTTAGCAGTCCAGAGTTGTTCAATGATCCATTTGACATGATGCCTCGCGTGACAGTTGAGGGGGATCTTTCAAGTCTGCTCACAAAGATCAAGTCACTGCCTGCGCCAAGTCCGCAGGCCAAGCAGGATGCAATAAGGAAAGCCCAATCAATTTGGCAAGAACACGGTTGGCCCGGAATTTCAAATGAGTTTAAAATTCAAGAATCCGCTGAGGCACTCTTCAGGGAAACGGGTGTTTTTTGCTTCAGTACATCCTGTAAAGGATCAGAGAATGATTCGGCATCGAGAGAGAGCGGACCTCGCAATAACCTTATGTGGAGCCATTATGGCGATAGTCACCGAGGTATCTGCCTGCAGTTTCAGGTGTTCAGGTATCCGCTGATACTGCGTCGCTTAGTCCGAGTCTCGTACTCGGACAGCTTTCCTGAAATTAACTGGATTTCACCCGCCTTTGAGCAAGAGTGCCTTTATGCAGCGACAAATAAGCACTCTCGCTGGTCTTACGAAAATGAATGGAGGCACGTTCAACCCAATTCTGCCGGTTCTTACTTACACTTTGAACCAGGCTTTCTCTCGGGCATTATCTTAGGTGCCAAGATTTCTGAAAGCTCTATTGGCGAGATTTCACGGATTTTGGGAAGGCGCGATCAGATGGGGCTGCCACCGCTGAAAAAATACCGAGCTGAAATGAAGCAGGGCTCATATCAAATCAAGCTTTCTCGGTGGATCACATAGCAATCATGAATCACGACAGTCCAACATCCAGGCGCAGAAGACGGGAGCGGAAGCTGTATTCTCGCCAGTTGCTTCCTGCCCGCTTCTGATCTGGGGCGTTAGGCGGGCTGCGCTTCTAGTCAGCGACTAGGATATATTTGCGAGAGCTGTCTGCCCAAGTTGTCAATAGGATATTCTCAACCTCTTCAATCATAGCGATCTATTTAATGCCATGAACAGAGAAGAGTTCGAGAACAGGATGCGGTCAGCTGATGCTGAGCTTAGACAGCAAGGATATTCTGTTGGCATGCGAGCCCATCTGGCTTTTGATAGGATTTCGCCCAACTCCTCATTCACTTTTCTTCCAGCATGGCAAAGAAAGATATTTCCAGATCGAGACCATGAAGGCCAGGATCTTCACGACAAAGTACAAGAATGGTACAGGGAGCATTACGGTGAACGATCTCAGTGGATTCTGCGCCTAGACTCGATTCCAATCATCGCATTGGATGATATCTATTTCCTCCGAATACCAATCTGTTTTGGTGCTGGGCCTCACAGGGTAAGCTTCATGGAGCTGGTTGAGGGGTTTACCCCACATACGGGATCATTGCTTGCAGACGAAGAGATCAGATCAATAAGGCGAGACTTCGAAGAGGGGTATCCACTAATGCTTTCTATTCAGAATTTATTAAACGCAGTGAGATCAACGTCATCATCACCTAGGCTTGCCGGCGATCCATTTCTCATTAGCGCAGATCGAGATCGTATAATTGCTGGAAGAAGTCTTACGATTCCCTATGACACAAATAACTCGGCTTTCCACTCACAGCAATGGACCGAGAAGATGCTCAAGTCATTACTGTTCACTGTTGAAGGAATGGAAGAAATCTCAATTAAGAAAGACTTCAGTCACGGAGTGCTCAAAATCTGGGATTTTTTGAAGACAAAACACGAAGGCTATGCGCATCTTGAGGGCAGCATTCAGGCGGTTTCCAGCATTACGATGGAAGTAAGATATTCAAAGGACGAGCTTTCACTTCGTGATGCAGTCAGTATCTTTTGGGAGTCCCTTAGGGTATCTGCTTACTGCGCAGAGATTCTTCATCGCGGATGCCAGAATCAAGAAGACGCTTAAATTACAGCCTAACATCACCATACACCTGAGCCGCATCCGTATAGCTCTCTACTTCGCTGATCAAAGCTTGCGACCAGGTGATGGCAAGCGTTAGGCCACAAAACACGCACCCGCAACAGCCCGCCGGCAGCTGAGCGACACTACCCAGTATCGATGAGCTATCGAACCACCTTCACTCAGTGAAGAGCTTGCCTGCTTCACCACCTCAAAGATGAACCCTCGCACACTGAAGCTCATGGCCATGGTGGGGTTGTCAATGTTCATCGGCGGCTTCTTTTTGGGGGTCCACTTCGTAGGTGTTCCCTATCAGGACCCAACGCCTGTACAGCGAGCCGATGAGGCATTGCATAGCAGCATCTCTGGCTGGCTCATGGGCGCAGGCATCTGAGTATTCCTATTCTCAGCAATCCTGGCATTCGCTCGCATCATCCTGATCCGGTCGCGCGGCGGCGCAACGAGCTGAAGTTGCTGCCAAAAAGATCGCTCACCCGGAGATGCTCCAGGGCCTATGCGCTGATCAGAAAGGGATGCCTTCGCGATCGTGTTCCGCTACTTCGTTCTTTCTGTGAGTGAGCACTCGTAAGGGTTCATGCCTGCCGATCCGCTACAGCGTCTGGCAATGAATCAACTCATCTGCTGCTTGAGCACCGAGCGCGTGGCATCGTCCGCCGGGAACATATGCTCCACTCGCAGCGAAGCCAGCGTGATGTCATTCGGCGTTCCAAACGTCGAGAACATGCTGAAAAACGCAAGTTCCCCGTACGGTGAGGCGAACCGCGTGGTGAGTACGGGCGCTTGGGGGCGCGAGCTTGATCCCGATGGTGCCGCGCTGCCGAGACGCGAGACCAGGAAGGCCTCATAGGCGGCCATACGAGGCTGCAGCGAAGGATGGACTGCGGCTTCACGGCGAAGCATCGCCAGGAAGCGCGGACCCACGTCGTCGAGGTTGGTCACGTGGCGAGCCAGACCTTCCGGATGCGTGAGCAGGTCGAGGAGGTTCACGGGCCCCTGGCCCATCAGGGCCGCGGCGGATGGCATGAGTGTTGTCGCCAACCAGATGGTCCCGCTGTTCATGCGCAGCAGATTCCATTCGGCATCGAGGATCAGGGCCGGCGCGGGTTCATGGGCCTTCAGCAGCTGTTCGAGGGCCTGTCCTGCATCGGCCAGCCACGGATCGTCCAGCTGCCCCTCGGTGTAGGCGGGGGCGTACCCGGCCATGAGCAATGTCTCATTGCTGAGGGCCAGGGGTGCGTCGAGAACCCGCAGCCAGGCGATCAGCAGCTCGCGGCTCGGACGGGAGCGGCCGCTCTCGACAAAGCTGACATGGCGCTGGGAAACCCCCAGTTGCAGCGCCAGCTCAAGTTGGCTGACGCGTCGGGCCTTGCGGGCCCTCTGGAGGGCCTCTCTGAGGGATGGAGATGCAAGGGACATGCCGCGTTCAACCAAGGACCATGGATCGAGCCATTACCTCCGAGGTAATTGCTCCCATTCCCAAATAATCAGAGAGTAAAGGCTCCACGGCTGATGCCCCCACCATGCAACGCGCTCTGATCGTCATCGTCCTTGCCCTCTTTGCTGCCCTGAGTGGCGCAGCCCTCTGGTACCACGGCTACTGGGGCATCATCGAGCCGAATTTCCGCAGCTTCGCAGCAGCCCAGGTCTTCGCCGACCTGGTGATTGCGCTGACCCTCGTGTTGGTGTGGATGTGGCGCGATGCGAGGGCGCAGGGGCGGAACCCCTGGCCTTGGATCCTGGCCACGCTGGCTGTGGGTTCCTTCGGCCCCCTGGGTTACCTGCTCACCCGTCGGGAGGCTGATTCCTCGGCATCCAAGGCGTGACTCGCCAGGCCACCTGCGAGCACGTAGCAACCATCAACGTGCGTGCCGGGCGCGTCTGCTTTGTGAAGGGGCCTAACCTCAAGATTCGGAAGACGGGAGCGAATGGTGCCGCCTATGCCATCTCCATAATCTGCCTCTGAACTGAAGCGTTAGGCGTCACATTCAGTCCTCAATCTACCGCCATGTCCTTCAGCCGAATCCTCACGAACATCTGCGCCGACGATCTCGCCGCATGCCGTGACTTCTACGTTCAGCTGCTGGGCTTTGTGGTGAAGTACGACAGTGATTGGTACGTGCAGCTGGGAGCCCCGGGACCCTTGGAGCTTGAGTTCGGCATCATCAAGCGGACGCATGACCTCGTCCCCAAGGCCTACCAGACCGCTCCGACGGGAATGTATGTGACCTTCGTTGTTCTGGATGTCGATGAGGTCTACAAGAAGGCACAGGAGATGGGCGTAACAGTGATCCAGGAACCGCGAAACGAGTTCTACGGTCAACGCCGGTTCCTGGTGATTGACCCAGCCGGTTGCCTCATTGATGTGTGCTCGCCATGGAGCGAGCAGGAGAAGTGAGCCGCGGCGACACCTAAGCTCTCGCGCAAGCGTTAGCGCCAGACGAAGCCCACAAGAGCCATCACATTCTTCCTGTTCCCTGCAGCGCTCGTCACCACCCCGATCAGCTCCTTCAGGTTGGCTTCAGCCGCACTGCCGGTTTAGGACCCAACACCTTTGATGTTGACCGAGCAGGCCACCGAAGCACAAAGCGTGCAGTGACTCATCTGCGGCAGTGCCATCGTTGCGCTTGCAGATGTAATCGGGCGATGGAAACCAAGACAACCACCCGGATAACGTCTGCCTGGTTCTGTGGGCGAATCCCGTTGGGCCCATCAGAGGCGAGAGATCAAGAGAAATCCGCCGCTTCCGCCGCTCAGCTAAGCCGCAGGACGCTTCACACCCATCAACGACCCTGGCGCCTTCGGAGGGGGGCCACGCTCTCTTCAGGCCCGCTGCAGATCGCTGCCCAGCAGGTCGCCGATCCGTTGGGCCAGCACGTCAAAGCAGGCGGAGAAGGCTGTTCTCGCCTCTTCCATCTCTGTGTGCGCAGCAGGGTCGGGCAGTCCCCAATGCAGCCGCGTGGTGCCGGCTGGCAGCGGGTCGCAGTGACGGGTCGCGTGATCGCACACGGTGATCACCAGATCGAACGGGTCGGCCGACGCCTCCAGCACCGCCGCCAGGCTCTTGCTGGTGAACTGGCCGGGGTCGACGGGCAGGCGGCTGATCTGCTCCAGCGCCAGCGGATGGACCCGCCCGGTGGGGGCACTGCCGGCGCTGGCGACCTCGACGGCCCCCTGACCGAGGGCCTGAAACAGGGCTTCCGCCATGATGCTGCGCGCCGAATTGCCGGTGCACACCACCAGCACCCGCTGCCTGGCTCTCTTCGTCACAAGGTTGCTGCGCAATGGGTTGGTTGAGCGCGGCCCCATCCCCCGGCCCGTGCTGAACCGCTCAGGAACTACCGGCGGCGGTCGGAATCGGATGGCCACGCCTGGCGCCCATGCGCTTCCCGGGTCGCAGGCAGCACACGAGCCCTTGCTTCGGCTGCGTTCAGGAGGCACGGGGCTGGCGGGACTCGAACCCACGACCTACGGTTTAGGAAACCGTCGCTCTATCCGGCTGAGCTACAGCCCCTTGCGGCCCATTATGAGCTCCGCCCACGCGGGCATGATGGACCACGAAAGCAGGCGAGGTGGTCGCAATCGGGGCAGCGTTTCGGTCTTCGGGCCGGGCGCCGGGCCCGGTTGAGGAAAGTCCGGGCTCCCGAATGGCCAGGCTTGCTGGGTAACGCCCAGTGCGGGTGACCGTGAGGAGAGTGCCACAGAAACACACCGCCGATGGCTCAGGGGGGTTCGCCCACCGAGCACAGGCAAGGGTGCAAAGGTGCGGTAAGAGCGCACCAGCAGCATCGAGAGGTGCTGGCTCGGTAAACCCCGGCCGGGAGCAAGGCCGAGGGACAAGGGTTGGCCATGACACCCGTCCCGCTTCATGTGTGCCGCTCGAGGCCGTTGGTAACAACGGTCCCAGATAGATGACCGCCCCGGTCCGCTCCGGCGGAACGGAACAGAACCCGGCTTACGTCCTGCTTTCACCCCCTGACGATGACGCCCCCAGGCCCAACGCTGAGCCCCCGCCGGCAGCGCCAGCTGCTGGCCTTCCTGGCCAGCCTGGGGCTGGAGGAGCCCAGCACGGGCCTGTCGGGTCTGGCTTCGATCGATGAGGCCCTCACCCACACCTCCGCCGGCCTGGCGCGCAACCATGAGCGGCTGGAGTTTCTCGGCGATGCGGTGCTGCGGCTGGCCGCCTCCGAGCACCTGCAGCGCCTGCACCCGCAGCTGAGCGTGGGCGCGCGTTCGGAGCTGCGGGCCCAGATCGTCAGCGACCGCTGGCTGGCGGACCTGGGCGATCGCTGCGGGATCGATGCGGTGGTGCGGCTTGGCGCCATGGCGGCCGGGGATGCCGCAGCGCGGCGCACGATCCGCGCCGAGGCCTGTGAAGCCCTGATCGGCGCGCTCTACGAAACCTGGGGAACCCTGGAGCCGGTGCACCGCTGGCTCTCCCCCCACTGGTCGGAGAGCATCGCGGCGCTGCTGGCCGATCCGCACCGCCACAACTGGAAGCAGGCCCTGCAGGAATGGACCCAGGCGCGGGGGCTGGGTCTGCCCGCCTACAGCTGTGAAGAGTGCAGCCAGGGGCATGGCGATCCGCGCCGCTTCCGCAGCGCCGTGGTGGTGGCCAGCTACGCCGCCGCATCACCGCTGGGCGAAGGCTGGGGCCGTTCGCGCCGCGAGGCCGAACAGCAGGCGGCCAGCGCGGCGCTCAGGGTGCTGGAACTGGAGCAGGGCGCCGAAGCGCTCAGGCCTGCTCCAGGCTGCTGAGGGGCAGCGTCACCAGCTTGTCCCAGTTGCCGCCCTCGAACAGCACCGCCACCTGCTTGCCGCTGAGGCGCTGCACGAAGCCGCGGTAGCCGTTGTAGATCGAGCGTGGGTCGCGGACCACCACGGTGGACCCGGGCAGGATCGGCAGCGCGCTGACAGCCATCGGTGGTCTGAAGGGGTGGCGCCATTATCGAGGCTGATGCAGGCGAGCGGGGATGGCAAAAGGGGCACCACCGCGCCGTGATGGGGCTGACCTGCCGCCGCAGGAGGCCCCTGCGGCCGATCCCTGGCTGGTGGTGGGGCGGATCGTGGCCGCCCAGGGCCTGGAAGGGGAGCTGCGCGTGCTGCCGCGCACCGATTTCCCGGAGCGCTTCACCCGCCCGGGGCCCCGCTGGCTGCGGAAGCAGCAGGAGCCTCCCCGGCCTGTGCGCCTGCTCAGTGGCCGTCAGCTGCCGGGGCGGGAGCTGTTCGTGGTGCGGCTGGAGGGGATCGGCAACCGCTCAGCGGCGGAGGCGATCGTGCAGCACGACCTGCTGGTGGAGGCGAGTGACCGCCCGCCGCTGGCCGACGGGGAGTTTCACCTGTTCGATCTGCAGGGGCTGGAGGTGCGGCTGGCGCCCGGCGGCACGCCAATCGGCACCGTCGTCGACCTGATCCACGCCGGGAATGACCTGCTGGAGGTGAGGCTGAGCGAGGGGCGGCGGGTGCTGATCCCCTTCGTGACACCGATCGTGCCGCGGGTGGAGGTCAGCGAAGGGTGGCTGGAAATCACACCGCCGCCGGGTTTGCTGGATCCCTGACCACCTCCATAAACTGCGTGCCTATCCGGTCTCTTCTCCGACCATGAGCTCAGAGATCGCGTTTCTCGTGCCGGTGATTCTCTGCGGAGGGACCGGCACGCGTCTCTGGCCGCT
It encodes the following:
- a CDS encoding toxin-antitoxin system HicB family antitoxin, producing the protein MPPELHEKLALTAEAQGKSLNTLAQEALQ
- a CDS encoding DUF2971 domain-containing protein yields the protein MPKRRQGGGEGFKPTHQSSHGNPMSKAETILHALHSAPEVDRRKFLRSQSFPSMLYKFKAVDIKKPHILEDIVVGSRLYLSSPELFNDPFDMMPRVTVEGDLSSLLTKIKSLPAPSPQAKQDAIRKAQSIWQEHGWPGISNEFKIQESAEALFRETGVFCFSTSCKGSENDSASRESGPRNNLMWSHYGDSHRGICLQFQVFRYPLILRRLVRVSYSDSFPEINWISPAFEQECLYAATNKHSRWSYENEWRHVQPNSAGSYLHFEPGFLSGIILGAKISESSIGEISRILGRRDQMGLPPLKKYRAEMKQGSYQIKLSRWIT
- a CDS encoding HEPN domain-containing protein, whose product is MNREEFENRMRSADAELRQQGYSVGMRAHLAFDRISPNSSFTFLPAWQRKIFPDRDHEGQDLHDKVQEWYREHYGERSQWILRLDSIPIIALDDIYFLRIPICFGAGPHRVSFMELVEGFTPHTGSLLADEEIRSIRRDFEEGYPLMLSIQNLLNAVRSTSSSPRLAGDPFLISADRDRIIAGRSLTIPYDTNNSAFHSQQWTEKMLKSLLFTVEGMEEISIKKDFSHGVLKIWDFLKTKHEGYAHLEGSIQAVSSITMEVRYSKDELSLRDAVSIFWESLRVSAYCAEILHRGCQNQEDA
- a CDS encoding helix-turn-helix domain-containing protein; protein product: MVERGMSLASPSLREALQRARKARRVSQLELALQLGVSQRHVSFVESGRSRPSRELLIAWLRVLDAPLALSNETLLMAGYAPAYTEGQLDDPWLADAGQALEQLLKAHEPAPALILDAEWNLLRMNSGTIWLATTLMPSAAALMGQGPVNLLDLLTHPEGLARHVTNLDDVGPRFLAMLRREAAVHPSLQPRMAAYEAFLVSRLGSAAPSGSSSRPQAPVLTTRFASPYGELAFFSMFSTFGTPNDITLASLRVEHMFPADDATRSVLKQQMS
- a CDS encoding DUF2834 domain-containing protein, which codes for MQRALIVIVLALFAALSGAALWYHGYWGIIEPNFRSFAAAQVFADLVIALTLVLVWMWRDARAQGRNPWPWILATLAVGSFGPLGYLLTRREADSSASKA
- a CDS encoding VOC family protein encodes the protein MSFSRILTNICADDLAACRDFYVQLLGFVVKYDSDWYVQLGAPGPLELEFGIIKRTHDLVPKAYQTAPTGMYVTFVVLDVDEVYKKAQEMGVTVIQEPRNEFYGQRRFLVIDPAGCLIDVCSPWSEQEK
- a CDS encoding arsenate reductase ArsC, which gives rise to MTKRARQRVLVVCTGNSARSIMAEALFQALGQGAVEVASAGSAPTGRVHPLALEQISRLPVDPGQFTSKSLAAVLEASADPFDLVITVCDHATRHCDPLPAGTTRLHWGLPDPAAHTEMEEARTAFSACFDVLAQRIGDLLGSDLQRA
- the rnc gene encoding ribonuclease III, with amino-acid sequence MTPPGPTLSPRRQRQLLAFLASLGLEEPSTGLSGLASIDEALTHTSAGLARNHERLEFLGDAVLRLAASEHLQRLHPQLSVGARSELRAQIVSDRWLADLGDRCGIDAVVRLGAMAAGDAAARRTIRAEACEALIGALYETWGTLEPVHRWLSPHWSESIAALLADPHRHNWKQALQEWTQARGLGLPAYSCEECSQGHGDPRRFRSAVVVASYAAASPLGEGWGRSRREAEQQAASAALRVLELEQGAEALRPAPGC
- a CDS encoding NAD(P)H dehydrogenase subunit NdhS → MAVSALPILPGSTVVVRDPRSIYNGYRGFVQRLSGKQVAVLFEGGNWDKLVTLPLSSLEQA
- the rimM gene encoding ribosome maturation factor RimM (Essential for efficient processing of 16S rRNA), which encodes MAKGAPPRRDGADLPPQEAPAADPWLVVGRIVAAQGLEGELRVLPRTDFPERFTRPGPRWLRKQQEPPRPVRLLSGRQLPGRELFVVRLEGIGNRSAAEAIVQHDLLVEASDRPPLADGEFHLFDLQGLEVRLAPGGTPIGTVVDLIHAGNDLLEVRLSEGRRVLIPFVTPIVPRVEVSEGWLEITPPPGLLDP